One region of Zingiber officinale cultivar Zhangliang chromosome 7B, Zo_v1.1, whole genome shotgun sequence genomic DNA includes:
- the LOC122004734 gene encoding uncharacterized protein LOC122004734, which yields SLPQAIAYNFDYDHYHSFVHGRLPYDNLKPDPVLRQLLLSLPIRKLVFTNADKAHALKGQKKLGLEDYFEGIICFEMLNPPTSSCSIQKSTEIFDIVGHFSRVDVAAVDALPPTPVLCKPSPEAMAITGNLLLELQVLWKNLWKNK from the exons TCATTACCACAGGCGATTGCCTACAACTTTGACTATGATCATTACCACAG CTTCGTTCATGGAAGACTACCTTATGACAACCTGAAGCCTGATCCTGTTCTGAGACAACTCTTGCTCAGCCTCCCAATTCGCAAACTC GTTTTCACAAACGCTGATAAAGCTCACGCACTAAAAGGGCAGAAGAAACTGGGACTCGAAGACTACTTCGAGGGAATAATCTGCTTCGAGATGCTGAATCCGCCGACGTCGTCTTGCTCAATCCAAAAGTCAACCGAAATTTTCGACATCGTCGGGCACTTCTCCCGGGTGGACGTTGCTGCCGTCGACGCGCTGCCCCCGACGCCGGTGCTCTGCAAGCCGTCGCCGGAAGCCATGGCGATTACCGGAAACCTCTTGCTTGAATTGCAAGTGTTAtggaagaatttatggaaaaataAATGA
- the LOC122007141 gene encoding UMP-CMP kinase 4-like isoform X3, translating into MISNMIKEGKIVPSEVTVELLKKAILESGNNKFLIDGFPRNEENRSTFENVTKLEPEFILFFDCSEEEMEQRLLGRNQGRDDDNIETIRKRFRVFIESSLPVIEYYDQKGKVRKIDAMKPIDDIFEDVKAIFAVFPAKDE; encoded by the exons ATGATCTCAAACATGATAAAGGAAGGTAAAATTGTCCCTTCTGAGGTTACAGTTGAGCTTTTAAAAAAGGCTATCCTTGAGAGTGGAAACAACAAGTTCCTAATTGATGGATTTCCTCGAAATGAAGAGAACCGTTCTACTTTTGAGAATGTT ACAAAACTTGAGCCAGAATTTATACTTTTCTTTGATTGTTCAGAGGAGGAGATGGAACAGCGACTTTTAGGTCGCAACCAG GGGAGAGATGATGATAACATTGAGACAATAAGGAAGCGTTTCAGAGTTTTTATTGAATCTAGTTTACCTGTGATTGAGTATTATGACCAGAAGGGCAAAGTTCGAAAG ATTGATGCTATGAAGCCCATTGATGATATTTTTGAAGATGTGAAAGCCATTTTTGCTGTGTTCCCTGCAAAA GATGAATAA
- the LOC122007141 gene encoding UMP-CMP kinase 3-like isoform X1 has protein sequence MMGTNTDSSMIQDSNGAFPGDRKITVVFVLGGPGSGKGTQCSKIVENFGFTHLSAGDLLRAEIKSGSDNGYEAICFLFNCCTFSTMISNMIKEGKIVPSEVTVELLKKAILESGNNKFLIDGFPRNEENRSTFENVTKLEPEFILFFDCSEEEMEQRLLGRNQGRDDDNIETIRKRFRVFIESSLPVIEYYDQKGKVRKIDAMKPIDDIFEDVKAIFAVFPAKDE, from the exons ATGATGGGAACAAACACAGATTCAAGCATG ATACAGGATAGCAATGGAGCCTTTCCAGGTGACAGAAAGATCACTGTGGTTTTTGTGTTAG GTGGTCCCGGCAGTGGGAAGGGCACACAATGTTCAAAAATTGTGGAAAATTTTGGGTTCACTCATCTTAGTGCTGGTGATCTTCTGCGAGCAGAAATCAAATCTGGCTCAGACAATGGGTATGAGGCAATATGTTTCTTGTTTAACTGCTGTACATTCAG TACCATGATCTCAAACATGATAAAGGAAGGTAAAATTGTCCCTTCTGAGGTTACAGTTGAGCTTTTAAAAAAGGCTATCCTTGAGAGTGGAAACAACAAGTTCCTAATTGATGGATTTCCTCGAAATGAAGAGAACCGTTCTACTTTTGAGAATGTT ACAAAACTTGAGCCAGAATTTATACTTTTCTTTGATTGTTCAGAGGAGGAGATGGAACAGCGACTTTTAGGTCGCAACCAG GGGAGAGATGATGATAACATTGAGACAATAAGGAAGCGTTTCAGAGTTTTTATTGAATCTAGTTTACCTGTGATTGAGTATTATGACCAGAAGGGCAAAGTTCGAAAG ATTGATGCTATGAAGCCCATTGATGATATTTTTGAAGATGTGAAAGCCATTTTTGCTGTGTTCCCTGCAAAA GATGAATAA
- the LOC122004733 gene encoding cytochrome P450 89A2-like has product MEAVPVSLLIPLSLCFIAGVFSLLVYFNSKPNNEVAKLPPGPPAVPVLGTIPWFLWHRLFLSGEAKDPIRELHARYGPVVNLRIGSLPVVLVAGPALAHEALVELGGAFADRYRLPPSLRFLDGGLHRISTAGYGPTWRRLRLNLVGKVLHPSRVELFAEGRAWALELLVRRLSQQSGGGPTVVRESFHFGLFALLLFMCFGEKLEDEAIEEIMNAQRSLLLFMDKLGVLALAPSITKRVFWRRRRAAAEMQGKQRELLVPLIKSRRENRGKPGERAESYVDSLLDLELEADEMRKTLGEDDIAALCGEFLDAGTETTAAALEWIMANLVKHGGIQAKLVEEMGTVVGGGRRADIAEEDLERMPYLDAVVKEGLRRHPPAKFLLPHTATAEGATLAGYRIPKTAQIIFEAAGVGWEESWEDAEAFRPERWEEEGVEAALSGREMRMMPFGAGRRACPAAGLAMLHLRYLVANLVWKWEWKAELEEEEVDMAEKEEFVVVMKTPLKARLVLRAAAPPCE; this is encoded by the coding sequence ATGGAGGCCGTTCCCGTTTCCTTACTCATCCCTCTTTCACTTTGCTTCATCGCCGGCGTGTTCTCCCTCCTCGTCTACTTCAATTCTAAGCCAAACAATGAAGTAGCAAAGCTCCCACCCGGACCGCCGGCTGTGCCGGTCCTCGGCACCATCCCCTGGTTTCTCTGGCACCGGCTGTTTCTCTCCGGCGAAGCCAAGGATCCGATAAGGGAGCTACACGCCCGGTACGGCCCCGTCGTCAACCTCCGCATTGGATCGCTCCCCGTCGTCCTCGTCGCAGGGCCCGCCCTCGCGCACGAGGCCCTGGTCGAGCTCGGCGGCGCGTTCGCAGACCGCTACAGGCTTCCCCCTTCCCTCCGCTTCCTTGACGGCGGCCTCCACCGGATTTCCACGGCCGGGTACGGCCCGACGTGGCGCCGCCTTCGCCTCAACCTCGTCGGCAAAGTCCTCCACCCCTCGCGAGTCGAGCTCTTCGCGGAGGGGCGAGCGTGGGCCCTCGAGCTCCTCGTCCGACGCTTGAGCCAGCAGTCTGGCGGCGGTCCGACCGTGGTCAGAGAAAGCTTCCACTTCGGCCTGTTCGCGTTGCTGCTCTTCATGTGCTTCGGGGAAAAACTAGAAGATGAAGCTATCGAAGAGATCATGAACGCGCAGCGGAGCCTTCTGCTCTTCATGGATAAGCTCGGAGTCCTCGCGTTGGCGCCGAGCATCACGAAGCGCGTCTTCTGGCGGAGGCGGCGGGCGGCGGCGGAGATGCAGGGGAAGCAACGGGAGCTACTTGTCCCTCTCATCAAATCTCGTCGGGAAAACCGTGGGAAACCAGGGGAACGCGCTGAATCCTACGTGGACTCCCTCCTGGACCTGGAGCTTGAAGCCGACGAGATGAGGAAGACGCTCGGGGAGGATGACATCGCGGCGCTCTGCGGGGAGTTTCTCGATGCAGGAACAGAGACCACGGCGGCGGCGCTGGAGTGGATCATGGCCAATTTGGTGAAGCACGGGGGCATCCAGGCGAAGCTGGTGGAGGAGATGGGGACGGTGGTGGGCGGAGGAAGAAGAGCGGACATCGCAGAGGAGGATTTGGAGAGGATGCCCTACTTGGACGCGGTGGTCAAGGAAGGGCTGCGGAGACACCCGCCGGCAAAGTTCCTGCTTCCGCACACGGCGACGGCGGAGGGGGCGACGTTGGCCGGGTACCGGATACCGAAGACCGCGCAGATTATCTTTGAGGCGGCAGGGGTGGGGTGGGAGGAATCATGGGAGGACGCTGAAGCCTTCCGGCCGGAGAGGTGGGAAGAGGAAGGGGTCGAGGCGGCGCTGAGCGGGAGGGAGATGCGGATGATGCCGTTCGGGGCCGGGCGGAGGGCGTGCCCGGCGGCGGGGCTGGCCATGCTCCACCTGCGGTACTTGGTGGCTAATCTGGTGTGGAAGTGGGAGTGGAAGGCGGaattggaggaggaggaggtggacaTGGCCGAGAAGGAGGAGTTCGTGGTCGTCATGAAGACTCCATTGAAGGCTCGACTTGTTCTGCGCGCGGCGGCGCCGCCATGTGAATAG
- the LOC122007141 gene encoding UMP-CMP kinase 3-like isoform X2 produces MMGTNTDSSMIQDSNGAFPGDRKITVVFVLGGPGSGKGTQCSKIVENFGFTHLSAGDLLRAEIKSGSDNGTMISNMIKEGKIVPSEVTVELLKKAILESGNNKFLIDGFPRNEENRSTFENVTKLEPEFILFFDCSEEEMEQRLLGRNQGRDDDNIETIRKRFRVFIESSLPVIEYYDQKGKVRKIDAMKPIDDIFEDVKAIFAVFPAKDE; encoded by the exons ATGATGGGAACAAACACAGATTCAAGCATG ATACAGGATAGCAATGGAGCCTTTCCAGGTGACAGAAAGATCACTGTGGTTTTTGTGTTAG GTGGTCCCGGCAGTGGGAAGGGCACACAATGTTCAAAAATTGTGGAAAATTTTGGGTTCACTCATCTTAGTGCTGGTGATCTTCTGCGAGCAGAAATCAAATCTGGCTCAGACAATGG TACCATGATCTCAAACATGATAAAGGAAGGTAAAATTGTCCCTTCTGAGGTTACAGTTGAGCTTTTAAAAAAGGCTATCCTTGAGAGTGGAAACAACAAGTTCCTAATTGATGGATTTCCTCGAAATGAAGAGAACCGTTCTACTTTTGAGAATGTT ACAAAACTTGAGCCAGAATTTATACTTTTCTTTGATTGTTCAGAGGAGGAGATGGAACAGCGACTTTTAGGTCGCAACCAG GGGAGAGATGATGATAACATTGAGACAATAAGGAAGCGTTTCAGAGTTTTTATTGAATCTAGTTTACCTGTGATTGAGTATTATGACCAGAAGGGCAAAGTTCGAAAG ATTGATGCTATGAAGCCCATTGATGATATTTTTGAAGATGTGAAAGCCATTTTTGCTGTGTTCCCTGCAAAA GATGAATAA